From Toxorhynchites rutilus septentrionalis strain SRP chromosome 2, ASM2978413v1, whole genome shotgun sequence, a single genomic window includes:
- the LOC129766568 gene encoding ATP-dependent RNA helicase DDX54-like: MDTEDPNIVPGFSVENVDIDFDDDGAAKKGKKKKGGGFQAMGLSMPVLKAILKMGYKMPTPIQRKAIPLIMEGRDVVAMAKTGSGKTACFLIPLFEKLKQREIKNGARALILTPTRELAIQTFKFIKQLGKFLDLKAILVLGGDSMDSQFAAIHTLPDIIVATPGRFLHLCVEMDLKLTSIQYCVFDEADRLFEMGFEEQLTDTLRRLPEARQMVLFSATLPKLMVEFAKAGLREPTLIRLDVEIKIPETLDFRFIYCRPDERYATLLVLLREVIPKNKQIVLFAGTQHHVELISLILTKAGIPNTYVFSSLDASARKINTAKFTMKKVNVLVVTDIAARGLDIPTLDYVVNVHFPGKPKLFIHRVGRCARAGRHGTAFNIFSNDDIAHMIDLNMFLSRPLDVHDSQTIGLAPPDLVEAEHQLVLDYVKHNDLATIFRVSNKAYKQYIATRPSASASSNKKAKLFKLGEMKVLEDFKKSPEKDPVVEQKVVKKATKKAKKMLESKKQPSEDPNDFRNNFLAQMKNFRPQTTIFELNPKSNSKELLVMAAKRGKDGIKIEKHKRKLEELEMEEQKKAIASMQEEKPLPKKKKQNPIKDEQHYISYQAKDQVEENGYSVNNFANEANSAELSVIGDTAADQKFHQRLQKWDRKKKKMVNVENPKASKIRTEHGVWIAASYKTGRYDKWKERTKTDEQTGRQQQDSDGSDDESALPVQKRDYPHTHWGRHNAKMDLKKRHDLDLKSADQIVKQRMQKETKLMKEKAARMKNLQRKKKALSRRKASGKK; the protein is encoded by the exons ATGGACACTGAAGATCCGAATATAGTGCCAGGGTTTTCGGTTGAAAACGTAGACATTGATTTCGACGATGATGGAGCGGCGAAGAAGGGCAAGAAAAAGAAAGGAGGTGGATTCCAGGCCATGGGTCTCAGTATGCCGGTTCTGAAGGCAATCCTGAAGATGGGTTACAAAATGCCAACACCAATTCAGCGCAAAGCAATTCCACTGATTATGGAAGGACGCGATGTGGTGGCCATGGCAAAAACTGGCTCCGGTAAGACCGCTTGCTTCCTTATTCCGCTGTTCGAAAAATTAAAGCAACGGGAAATTAAAAACGGTGCGAGGGCACTTATCCTGACACCTACGAGGGAGTTGGCCATACAGACGTTCAAATTCATCAAACAGCTGGGCAAGTTCTTGGATTTGAAGGCAATTCTGGTGCTGGGCGGTGATTCGATGGATTCACAGTTCGCAGCGATCCACACTTTACCCGACATAATTGTAGCCACTCCTGGCCGCTTCCTCCATCTCTGCGTTGAGATGGATCTAAAGTTGACATCCATTCAATATTGTGTGTTCGATGAAGCGGATCGGTTGTTTGAGATGGGATTCGAAGAGCAGTTGACGGATACGCTGCGTAGACTTCCGGAGGCCAGGCAAATGGTGCTGTTCAGCGCAACACTACCCAAGCTGATGGTGGAGTTTGCGAAGGCTGGTTTGCGAGAGCCAACGTTGATTCGACTGGATGTTGAAATCAAAATTCCGGAGACATTAGATTTTAGGTTCATCTACTGTAGACCGGATGAGCGCTATGCCACGCTGTTGGTTTTGTTGAGAGAGGTGATTCCGAAGAATAAGCAGATTGTTCTGTTTGCTGGTACCCAACATCACGTGGAGCTGATTTCATTG ATTCTCACAAAGGCAGGAATTCCGAACACGTATGTGTTCTCAAGTCTTGATGCTTCTGCGCGCAAAATTAACACTGCCAAGTTTACAATGAAAAAAGTCAACGTATTGGTGGTGACAGATATTGCAGCCCGCGGGTTGGACATTCCTACGCTGGATTACGTAGTTAATGTTCACTTTCCGGGAAAGCCTAAACTATTCATCCATCGAGTTGGACGATGTGCCCGCGCTGGACGACACGGAACCGCGTTCAATATATTCTCCAACGATGACATTGCTCACATGATAGATTTGAATATGTTTCTCTCTCGTCCGCTGGATGTGCACGACAGTCAAACGATTGGATTGGCTCCGCCGGATTTGGTGGAAGCGGAACATCAGCTCGTGCTGGATTACGTCAAGCACAATGATCTTGCAACGATCTTTCGAGTCAGCAACAAAGCCTACAAACAGTACATAGCCACACGACCGTCGGCATCGGCCAGCTCAAACAAGAAGGCGAAACTTTTCAAACTGGGAGAGATGAAAGTGTTGGAGGACTTCAAGAAATCCCCGGAAAAGGATCCTGTTGTCGAGCAGAAGGTAGTGAAGAAGGCCACCAAAAAGGCGAAGAAAATGTTGGAATCAAAA AAACAACCTTCCGAGGATCCGAATGATTTCAGAAACAACTTTTTGGCTCAAATGAAAAACTTTCGTCCGCAGACAACCATTTTTGAGCTGAATCCAAAATCCAATTCAAAGGAGCTGTTGGTTATGGCTGCAAAACGAGGGAAAGATGGCATCAAAATTGAAAAGCACAAGCGCAAATTGGAAGAGCTGGAAATGGAAGAGCAGAAAAAGGCCATAGCCAGCATGCAGGAGGAAAAACCTCTGCCGAAAAAGAAAAAGCAAAACCCAATCAAAGATGAGCAGCACTACATTTCGTACCAAGCGAAGGATCAAGTCGAAGAGAACGGCTATTCGGTGAACAATTTTGCCAACGAAGCGAATTCGGCGGAACTATCCGTGATCGGTGATACGGCTGCCGATCAAAAGTTCCACCAGCGGCTGCAGAAGTGGGACCGCAAAAAGAAGAAGATGGTCAACGTTGAGAACCCGAAAGCTAGCAAAATTCGAACGGAACATGGGGTGTGGATTGCGGCGTCTTACAAGACCGGAAGATACGACAAATGGAAGGAGCGCACGAAGACGGATGAGCAGACCGGGCGACAGCAGCAAGACAGCGATGGCAGTGACGATGAGAGTGCTCTGCCGGTTCAGAAACGAGACTATCCGCATACCCACTGGGGACGGCACAATGCGAAGATGGATCTGAAGAAGAGACATGATTTGGACCTGAAATCGGCGGATCAAATCGTGAAGCAGCGAATGCAAAAGGAAACAAAGTTGATGAAGGAAAAGGCGGCGAGAATGAAAAACTTGCAACGCAAGAAGAAAGCACTTAGTCGTCGCAAAGCCAGTGGGAAAAAgtga
- the LOC129765740 gene encoding ATP-dependent RNA helicase DDX54-like codes for MDTEDPNIVPGFSVENVDIDFDDDGAAKKGKKKKGGGFQAMGLSMPVLKAILKMGYKMPTPIQRKAIPLIMEGRDVVAMAKTGSGKTACFLIPLFEKLKQREIKNGARALILTPTRELAIQTFKFIKQLGKFLDLKAILVLGGDSMDSQFAAIHTLPDIIVATPGRFLHLCVEMDLKLTSIQYCVFDEADRLFEMGFEEQLTDTLRRLPEARQMVLFSATLPKLMVEFAKAGLREPTLIRLDVEIKIPETLDFRFIYCRPDERYATLLVLLREVIPKNKQIVLFAGTQHHVELISLILTKAGIPNTYVFSSLDASARKINTAKFTMKKVNVLVVTDIAARGLDIPTLDYVVNVHFPGKPKLFIHRVGRCARAGRHGTAFNIFSNDDIAHMIDLNMFLSRPLDVHDSQTIGLAPPDLVEAEHQLVLDYVKHNDLATIFRVSNKAYKQYIATRPSASASSNKKAKLFKLGEMKVLEDFKKSPEKDPVVEQKVVKKATKKAKKMLESKKQPSEDPNDFRNNFLAQMKNFRPQTTIFELNPKSNSKELLVMAAKRGKDGIKIEKHKRKLEELEMEEQKKAIASMQEEKPLPKKKKQNPIKDEQHYISYQAKDQVEENGYSVNNFANEANSAELSVIGDTAADQKFHQRLQKWDRKKKKMVNVENPKAGKIRTEHGVWIAASYKTGRYDKWKERTKTDEQTGRQQQDSDGSDDESALPVQKRDYPHTHWGRHNAKMDLKKRHDLDLKSADQIVKQRMQKETKLMKEKAARMKNLQRKKKALSRRKASGKK; via the exons ATGGACACTGAAGATCCGAATATAGTGCCAGGGTTTTCGGTTGAAAACGTAGACATTGATTTCGACGATGATGGAGCGGCGAAGAAGGGCAAGAAAAAGAAAGGAGGTGGATTCCAGGCCATGGGTCTCAGTATGCCGGTTCTGAAGGCAATCCTGAAGATGGGTTACAAAATGCCAACACCAATTCAGCGCAAAGCAATTCCACTGATTATGGAAGGACGCGATGTGGTGGCCATGGCAAAAACTGGCTCCGGTAAGACCGCTTGCTTCCTTATTCCGCTGTTCGAAAAATTAAAGCAACGGGAAATTAAAAACGGTGCGAGGGCACTTATCCTGACACCTACGAGGGAGTTGGCCATACAGACGTTCAAATTCATCAAACAGCTGGGCAAGTTCTTGGATTTGAAGGCAATTCTGGTGCTGGGCGGTGATTCGATGGATTCACAGTTCGCAGCGATCCACACTTTACCCGACATAATTGTAGCCACTCCTGGCCGCTTCCTCCATCTCTGCGTTGAGATGGATCTAAAGTTGACATCCATTCAATATTGTGTGTTCGATGAAGCGGATCGGTTGTTTGAGATGGGATTCGAAGAGCAGTTGACGGATACGCTGCGTAGACTTCCGGAGGCCAGGCAAATGGTGCTGTTCAGCGCAACACTACCCAAGCTGATGGTGGAGTTTGCGAAGGCTGGTTTGCGAGAGCCAACGTTGATTCGACTGGATGTTGAAATCAAAATTCCGGAGACATTAGATTTTAGGTTCATCTACTGTAGACCGGATGAGCGCTATGCCACGCTGTTGGTTTTGTTGAGAGAGGTGATTCCGAAGAATAAGCAGATTGTTCTGTTTGCTGGTACCCAACATCACGTGGAGCTGATTTCATTG ATTCTCACAAAGGCAGGAATTCCGAACACGTATGTGTTCTCAAGTCTTGATGCTTCTGCGCGCAAAATTAACACTGCCAAGTTTACAATGAAAAAAGTCAACGTATTGGTGGTGACAGATATTGCAGCCCGCGGGTTGGACATTCCTACGCTGGATTACGTAGTTAATGTTCACTTTCCGGGAAAGCCTAAACTATTCATCCATCGAGTTGGACGATGTGCCCGCGCTGGACGACACGGAACCGCGTTCAATATATTCTCCAACGATGACATTGCTCACATGATAGATTTGAATATGTTTCTCTCTCGTCCGCTGGATGTGCACGACAGTCAAACGATTGGATTGGCTCCGCCGGATTTGGTGGAAGCGGAACATCAGCTCGTGCTGGATTACGTCAAGCACAATGATCTTGCAACGATCTTTCGAGTCAGCAACAAAGCCTACAAACAGTACATAGCCACACGACCGTCGGCATCGGCCAGCTCAAACAAGAAGGCGAAACTTTTCAAACTGGGAGAGATGAAAGTGTTGGAGGACTTCAAGAAATCCCCGGAAAAGGATCCTGTTGTCGAGCAGAAGGTAGTGAAGAAGGCCACCAAAAAGGCGAAGAAAATGTTGGAATCAAAA AAACAACCTTCCGAGGATCCGAATGATTTCAGAAACAACTTTTTGGCTCAAATGAAAAACTTTCGTCCGCAGACAACCATTTTTGAGCTGAATCCAAAATCCAATTCAAAGGAGCTGTTGGTTATGGCTGCAAAACGAGGGAAAGATGGCATCAAAATTGAAAAGCACAAGCGCAAATTGGAAGAGCTGGAAATGGAAGAGCAGAAAAAGGCCATAGCCAGCATGCAGGAGGAAAAACCTCTGCCGAAAAAGAAAAAGCAAAACCCAATCAAAGATGAGCAGCACTACATCTCGTACCAAGCGAAGGATCAAGTCGAAGAGAACGGCTATTCGGTGAACAATTTTGCCAACGAAGCGAATTCGGCGGAACTATCCGTGATCGGTGATACGGCTGCCGATCAAAAGTTCCACCAGCGGCTGCAGAAGTGGGACCGCAAAAAGAAGAAGATGGTCAACGTTGAGAACCCGAAAGCTGGCAAAATTCGAACGGAACATGGGGTGTGGATTGCGGCGTCTTACAAGACCGGAAGATACGACAAATGGAAGGAGCGCACGAAGACGGATGAGCAGACCGGGCGACAGCAGCAAGACAGCGATGGCAGTGACGATGAGAGTGCTCTGCCGGTTCAGAAACGAGACTATCCGCATACCCACTGGGGACGGCACAATGCGAAGATGGATCTGAAGAAGAGACATGATTTGGACCTGAAATCGGCGGATCAAATCGTGAAGCAGCGAATGCAAAAGGAAACAAAGTTGATGAAGGAAAAGGCGGCGAGAATGAAAAACTTGCAACGCAAGAAGAAAGCACTTAGTCGTCGCAAAGCCAGTGGGAAAAAgtga